A genomic stretch from Photobacterium atrarenae includes:
- the ptsI gene encoding phosphoenolpyruvate-protein phosphotransferase PtsI, whose product MISGILASPGIAFGKALLLQEEEIVLNKTPITADQFENEIQRFFDARKKSSEQLEVIKEKARKTFGEEKEAIFEGHIMLLEDEELEEEIIAFIKDNKASADLAIHSVIEEQATTLESLDDEYLKERATDIRDIGNRVVKNALGINIVNLSAINEEVILVANDLTPSETAQINLNYVLGFITDIGGRTSHTSIMARSLELPAIVGTNDITKQVKNGDMLVLDAINNEVVINPSDAELTKFKAIRDAHIAEKEELAKLKDLPAITLDGKQVEVCGNIGTVKDCDGVNRNGGEGVGLYRTEFLFMDRDALPTEEEQYQAYKDVAEAMHGEPVIIRTMDIGGDKDLPYMDLPQEMNPFLGWRAVRISLDRREILRDQLRGILRASAHGKIRIMFPMIISVEEIRELKSALDAYKAELRAEGLAFDESIEIGVMVETPAAAAIANHLAKEVDFFSIGTNDLTQYTLAVDRGNELISHLYNPLSPAVLTVIKQVIDASHQEGKWTGMCGELAGDERATLLLLGMGLDEFSMSGISIPRIKKIIRNANFADVQAMAEQALALPTAAEIEAHVEKFIAEKTIC is encoded by the coding sequence ATGATTTCAGGTATCCTGGCATCTCCTGGTATTGCTTTTGGGAAAGCACTACTGCTGCAGGAGGAAGAGATTGTTCTGAACAAGACTCCTATCACTGCAGATCAATTCGAGAACGAAATTCAGCGTTTCTTCGACGCTCGAAAAAAATCTTCCGAGCAGCTGGAAGTGATCAAAGAGAAAGCACGCAAGACCTTCGGTGAAGAGAAGGAGGCAATCTTTGAAGGTCACATCATGCTGCTGGAAGATGAAGAGCTGGAAGAAGAAATCATAGCCTTCATTAAAGACAACAAGGCGTCTGCGGATTTAGCGATTCACTCAGTGATCGAAGAGCAAGCAACCACGCTGGAGTCTCTGGATGACGAGTACCTCAAAGAACGTGCGACGGATATCCGTGATATCGGTAACCGTGTGGTGAAAAACGCCTTGGGGATTAATATTGTCAATCTGAGCGCGATTAACGAGGAAGTGATCCTGGTTGCCAACGATTTGACCCCTTCCGAGACCGCCCAGATCAACCTCAACTACGTGCTGGGTTTTATCACAGACATCGGTGGCCGTACTTCCCACACCTCGATCATGGCCCGCTCCCTGGAGCTACCAGCAATTGTCGGCACCAACGACATCACCAAACAAGTGAAAAACGGCGACATGCTGGTGCTTGATGCCATCAACAACGAAGTGGTGATCAACCCAAGCGACGCTGAACTGACCAAATTCAAAGCTATCCGTGATGCCCACATCGCGGAGAAAGAAGAGCTGGCCAAACTGAAAGACCTGCCTGCCATCACACTGGACGGCAAGCAAGTTGAAGTATGCGGCAACATCGGTACCGTCAAAGACTGCGACGGTGTCAACCGCAATGGCGGTGAAGGCGTCGGCTTGTACCGGACTGAATTCCTGTTCATGGACCGCGACGCCCTGCCGACGGAAGAAGAGCAATACCAGGCATACAAAGACGTGGCCGAAGCCATGCATGGTGAACCGGTGATCATCCGCACCATGGACATCGGTGGCGACAAAGATCTGCCGTACATGGATCTGCCGCAAGAGATGAACCCGTTCCTGGGCTGGCGTGCGGTTCGGATCAGCCTGGATCGCCGTGAGATCCTGCGCGATCAGCTGCGTGGCATTCTACGCGCATCTGCCCATGGTAAAATCCGCATCATGTTCCCGATGATCATCTCGGTAGAAGAGATCCGTGAACTCAAATCAGCACTGGACGCCTATAAAGCCGAACTGCGTGCTGAAGGCCTGGCCTTTGACGAGAGCATCGAAATCGGTGTGATGGTGGAAACACCTGCAGCAGCGGCCATTGCCAACCACCTTGCCAAAGAAGTTGATTTCTTTAGTATTGGTACAAACGACCTAACCCAGTATACTCTGGCTGTTGACCGTGGTAATGAGCTGATTTCTCATCTGTATAACCCGCTGTCGCCTGCCGTCCTGACCGTGATCAAGCAAGTCATCGATGCTTCTCACCAAGAAGGGAAGTGGACTGGCATGTGCGGCGAGCTTGCCGGTGACGAGCGTGCAACCCTGCTGCTGTTGGGGATGGGTCTTGACGAATTCAGCATGAGCGGGATTTCAATCCCGCGCATTAAGAAAATTATCCGTAACGCAAACTTTGCTGACGTTCAGGCGATGGCCGAGCAAGCACTGGCGCTACCGACAGCAGCTGAAATCGAAGCACACGTAGAAAAATTCATCGCAGAAAAGACCATCTGCTAA
- the zipA gene encoding cell division protein ZipA, whose product MQELRLVLIIVGALAIAALLLHGLWSSRKEKPAKFGEKPLGKLGEESSVDADGFDQDGVGSVRVVNSDSPNRDKAPRKEPELHFGDKLEADPLMAPARPVSQAEPELPAMSAEASVQAPESTPAPKVSDDSAQVSVTAETAPLQDVAPQPVPEAVQAPVQGAVDEATAALESAPPVQPEHVESQAAFVEVRESEEALSPTPVVEQTDPVSVAGDRDSGVAAEPVVEVPAGGADSVDTEAQAQNPEVAPEPATEVQETLPPDYLVLNVHARHGEIIRGSELFRCLESNGLYFGENSVYHRHADAAGTGPIIYSVTNMVSPGHFPESDDPAFETPGIAFYLMLPCPGRADNNFNQMLQTAQRVADQLGADILDHERALITPHRIEACRDKAKRYTQA is encoded by the coding sequence ATGCAGGAATTGCGTCTGGTCCTTATTATTGTCGGCGCCCTGGCGATCGCAGCTTTATTGCTGCATGGCCTGTGGAGCAGCCGAAAGGAAAAACCCGCTAAGTTTGGTGAAAAGCCGCTGGGCAAGCTGGGTGAAGAAAGCAGTGTCGATGCTGATGGATTTGATCAGGATGGTGTCGGCAGCGTGAGAGTCGTCAACTCTGACAGCCCGAACCGGGACAAGGCGCCCCGGAAAGAGCCAGAGCTTCATTTTGGCGATAAACTGGAAGCGGATCCGCTGATGGCGCCGGCACGCCCGGTATCGCAAGCCGAGCCTGAGTTACCGGCAATGTCGGCTGAAGCGTCAGTCCAGGCGCCGGAATCGACGCCAGCACCCAAAGTATCCGATGACTCTGCCCAGGTGTCAGTGACGGCTGAGACGGCACCGCTCCAGGATGTTGCGCCGCAACCAGTACCAGAGGCCGTTCAAGCGCCTGTTCAGGGCGCGGTGGATGAGGCGACAGCGGCCCTTGAATCGGCACCGCCCGTGCAACCTGAGCATGTTGAATCTCAGGCGGCATTTGTGGAAGTGCGTGAGTCTGAAGAAGCCTTGTCGCCGACGCCTGTAGTCGAACAGACCGATCCGGTATCGGTTGCGGGTGACCGGGACTCAGGTGTAGCAGCCGAGCCTGTGGTTGAGGTGCCTGCTGGTGGTGCTGATAGCGTTGATACTGAGGCCCAAGCCCAGAATCCGGAGGTTGCGCCGGAACCAGCCACTGAGGTGCAGGAAACCCTGCCGCCGGATTATCTGGTCCTGAACGTCCATGCCCGACATGGCGAGATCATCCGTGGTAGTGAATTGTTTCGCTGTCTCGAGAGCAATGGTCTCTATTTCGGTGAAAACTCTGTTTATCACCGCCATGCTGATGCCGCAGGAACCGGGCCGATCATCTATTCGGTGACCAATATGGTCAGCCCGGGCCATTTCCCGGAGAGCGATGATCCGGCGTTTGAGACCCCGGGAATTGCGTTTTACCTGATGTTGCCGTGTCCGGGACGTGCGGATAACAACTTCAATCAGATGTTGCAGACGGCTCAGCGTGTTGCCGATCAGCTGGGCGCAGACATTCTGGATCACGAGCGGGCTTTGATCACTCCTCACCGCATTGAAGCGTGCCGAGATAAAGCCAAGCGATATACTCAGGCGTAA
- a CDS encoding Dyp-type peroxidase, with product MTHPQPAILPEAGPFALYVVLKVIGDQAAVVRQCQQWHDALAELNHQQPDANLRACVAFGRSFWQSLGQTPPSQLDDFRPLGSGEITAPATGGDVLLHLNSSRHDLNFFALRQFLQPIAEAVEILDETYGYRYLDARDMTGFIDGTENPKTLESRGEVALIPDGEFAGGSFVMVQRFVHNLPAWHRLNVKAQEKVIGRTKPDSIELEDVPANSHVGRVDIKEEGKGLKIVRHSLPYGTVTGDHGLLFIAYCNTQHNFKAMLESMYGETDGQTDTMLRFTRAVTGAYFFAPSLEMLNSL from the coding sequence ATGACTCACCCTCAACCAGCAATTTTGCCGGAAGCGGGCCCTTTTGCACTTTACGTTGTGCTGAAGGTGATTGGGGATCAGGCGGCTGTGGTTCGTCAGTGCCAGCAGTGGCATGACGCCCTGGCTGAACTGAATCATCAGCAACCGGATGCCAACCTGCGGGCCTGCGTGGCATTTGGCCGGTCATTTTGGCAGAGCCTGGGCCAGACACCGCCGTCACAGTTGGATGATTTCCGACCGCTGGGGAGCGGGGAGATCACCGCGCCGGCAACGGGCGGCGATGTGCTGCTGCACCTGAACTCCAGCCGCCATGATCTGAACTTTTTTGCCCTGCGCCAGTTTCTGCAGCCGATTGCAGAAGCGGTTGAGATCCTGGATGAGACCTATGGTTACCGTTATCTGGATGCGCGGGATATGACCGGGTTTATTGACGGGACCGAAAATCCGAAAACCCTGGAATCTCGCGGTGAAGTCGCCTTGATCCCGGACGGTGAGTTTGCCGGGGGCAGCTTTGTCATGGTCCAGCGATTTGTTCACAACCTGCCGGCCTGGCATCGCCTTAACGTCAAGGCACAGGAGAAAGTGATTGGCCGCACGAAACCGGATTCTATTGAGCTGGAGGATGTGCCGGCGAACTCGCATGTGGGCCGGGTGGATATTAAGGAAGAGGGCAAAGGGCTGAAGATTGTTCGCCATAGCCTGCCTTACGGCACGGTCACAGGTGATCATGGTCTGCTGTTCATTGCTTACTGTAACACCCAGCACAATTTTAAAGCTATGCTGGAGAGCATGTATGGTGAAACGGATGGCCAAACCGATACCATGCTGCGCTTTACCCGCGCGGTGACCGGGGCCTATTTCTTCGCGCCGTCCCTGGAGATGCTCAATTCACTGTAA
- a CDS encoding GGDEF domain-containing protein, translating to MKKKRAVLLSLLLMVLAQPTFALEPVSLQLRWLHQAQFAGFYMAKEKGFYQDAGLNVTIKPGGNHKVPITEVLSGRAEFGVGNTEVLVAFGHGFPVTAMAAIFQHSPSVLIAKANSNIQTIHDLVGKRVMMFAGAEDAELLVLLARNNIYLSDLEQITTSADVDDLLSGKIDAFNGYLTNEPYYLQKQGEQPLIFNPADYGVSFYSDIIFTHQDFAQAHPDTVERFRNASLKGWYYALTHIDETLDVIEQQYRPMKSRDHLAFELESSAKMIMSDLIEIGHMNPNRWQTIADELSQLNIIPKTHIDENFLYPQRAELTWKDVQLWLQSGMLLLGGTFLAITYLTLVNRQLKREIARRIEAERKASEMARKDTLTGIANRYALVEELHRVVSQISPYQAKPALLFIDLDDFKQVNDTYGHHAGDRVLQQFCARITHLLAGQRSFFARLAGDEFVILLEATAKDDARALVTQISTAAQRPFPHGQTQIQIGASVGITFYRPGDTPDYFLSRADNMMYRNKRRSQKERLESGQNTAEY from the coding sequence GTGAAAAAAAAACGTGCGGTGCTGCTCTCTCTGCTCTTGATGGTTCTGGCTCAACCTACCTTTGCGCTGGAGCCGGTCAGCCTGCAGTTGCGTTGGCTCCACCAGGCACAATTTGCCGGTTTTTACATGGCCAAAGAAAAAGGGTTCTACCAAGATGCCGGACTGAATGTGACCATCAAGCCCGGCGGAAACCACAAAGTCCCCATTACAGAAGTACTCAGCGGCCGGGCTGAATTCGGTGTCGGCAATACCGAAGTGCTGGTGGCCTTCGGTCATGGATTTCCGGTTACGGCCATGGCTGCCATTTTCCAGCACTCCCCCTCCGTGCTAATCGCCAAGGCCAACAGCAATATCCAGACCATTCACGATCTGGTTGGCAAACGGGTAATGATGTTTGCCGGCGCCGAGGACGCCGAGTTATTGGTCCTGCTGGCCCGTAACAATATTTATCTTTCGGATCTGGAGCAGATCACCACTTCTGCCGATGTTGACGATTTACTCTCCGGAAAGATCGACGCTTTCAATGGCTACCTCACCAATGAGCCCTATTACCTCCAAAAACAGGGAGAGCAGCCCTTAATTTTTAACCCGGCGGATTACGGCGTCAGTTTTTACAGCGATATTATCTTCACTCACCAGGACTTCGCACAGGCCCACCCCGATACCGTTGAGCGCTTTCGCAATGCCAGCCTCAAGGGCTGGTACTATGCCCTGACCCATATCGATGAAACCCTGGATGTGATCGAACAGCAGTACCGGCCAATGAAAAGCCGCGACCATCTGGCCTTTGAGCTCGAATCCAGCGCCAAAATGATCATGTCTGATTTAATAGAAATTGGGCACATGAACCCGAACCGGTGGCAAACCATCGCCGATGAGCTCAGCCAGCTCAATATCATTCCCAAAACCCACATTGATGAAAACTTTCTCTACCCGCAACGGGCAGAGCTGACCTGGAAGGATGTCCAGCTCTGGCTCCAGTCCGGGATGTTGCTGCTGGGCGGGACATTTCTGGCCATCACCTATCTCACGTTGGTCAACCGACAGCTCAAACGAGAAATCGCCCGCCGCATCGAGGCCGAGCGAAAAGCTTCCGAAATGGCCCGCAAAGATACATTAACCGGGATCGCCAATCGCTACGCCCTGGTGGAAGAGTTGCACCGGGTGGTCAGCCAGATCTCCCCGTATCAAGCCAAGCCTGCACTGCTCTTTATCGATCTGGATGACTTCAAACAAGTAAATGATACCTATGGACACCATGCCGGAGATCGCGTATTGCAGCAATTTTGCGCCCGGATTACACATTTACTGGCTGGGCAACGCAGTTTTTTCGCCCGTCTGGCCGGGGATGAGTTTGTCATATTACTTGAAGCCACCGCCAAAGATGACGCCAGGGCGTTAGTTACGCAGATCTCAACGGCAGCGCAGCGACCATTCCCCCACGGACAAACGCAAATCCAAATTGGCGCCAGTGTCGGTATTACCTTCTACCGGCCGGGAGATACACCCGATTATTTCCTGTCCCGGGCGGATAATATGATGTACAGAAACAAAAGACGCTCCCAAAAGGAGCGCCTTGAATCCGGTCAAAACACGGCCGAGTATTAA
- the cysK gene encoding cysteine synthase A has translation MSKIYEDNSLTIGNTPLVRLNRVSQGNVLAKVEARNPSFSVKCRIGANMIWDAEKKGLLKQGVELVEPTSGNTGIALAFVAAARGYKLTLTMPESMSLERRKLLKALGANLVLTEAPKGMKGAIEKAEEIVASDPEKYLLLQQFSNPANPEIHEKTTGPELWEATDGEIDVFVSGVGTGGTLTGVSRFIKQQKGKAITTVAVEPSESPVITQARNGEEIQPAPHKIQGIGAGFIPGNLDLALIDEVERVSSEDAIEMAHRLMEEEGILAGISSGAAVVAANRIAERSEYAGKNIVVVLPSSGERYLSTALFAGIFTEKETQQ, from the coding sequence ATGAGCAAGATTTACGAAGATAATTCATTAACGATTGGTAATACCCCGCTCGTTCGCCTCAACCGTGTCAGCCAGGGGAATGTTCTGGCAAAAGTTGAAGCCCGTAACCCAAGCTTCAGTGTCAAATGCCGTATCGGCGCGAACATGATTTGGGACGCAGAGAAGAAAGGCTTGCTGAAACAAGGTGTTGAGCTGGTTGAACCAACCAGCGGCAATACCGGGATTGCACTTGCCTTTGTCGCTGCTGCCCGCGGCTACAAGCTCACCCTGACCATGCCTGAAAGTATGAGTCTGGAGCGCCGCAAACTGCTCAAAGCCCTGGGCGCCAACCTGGTGCTAACCGAAGCACCAAAAGGGATGAAAGGTGCGATTGAAAAAGCCGAAGAAATTGTGGCCTCTGATCCGGAAAAATACCTGTTGCTACAACAGTTCAGCAACCCGGCGAACCCGGAAATCCACGAGAAAACCACAGGCCCTGAACTTTGGGAAGCCACCGATGGTGAAATTGATGTCTTCGTCTCCGGTGTCGGTACCGGCGGTACCCTGACCGGTGTCAGCCGCTTTATCAAGCAACAGAAGGGCAAAGCAATCACCACCGTTGCAGTCGAGCCGTCCGAGTCGCCAGTGATCACCCAGGCGCGCAATGGCGAGGAAATCCAGCCCGCACCACACAAGATTCAAGGGATCGGTGCCGGCTTTATTCCGGGCAACCTCGACCTGGCCCTGATTGATGAAGTCGAGCGTGTCAGTTCCGAAGATGCCATTGAAATGGCCCACCGCCTGATGGAAGAAGAAGGGATCCTGGCCGGGATTTCATCTGGCGCGGCCGTGGTAGCTGCCAACCGCATCGCAGAACGTTCTGAATATGCTGGTAAGAACATCGTTGTTGTGCTACCAAGCTCAGGTGAGCGTTACCTTTCAACAGCCCTCTTTGCCGGTATTTTCACTGAAAAAGAAACCCAACAGTGA
- the ptsH gene encoding phosphocarrier protein Hpr, whose translation MYQKQVEITAENGLHTRPAAQFVKEAKGFDADITVTSNGKSASAKSLFKLQTLGLVKGTMVTISAEGAQAQQAVDHLVALMDELH comes from the coding sequence ATGTATCAGAAGCAAGTTGAGATCACTGCAGAAAACGGTCTACACACACGTCCGGCAGCACAGTTCGTCAAAGAAGCCAAAGGGTTTGACGCAGACATCACTGTAACGTCCAATGGCAAAAGCGCAAGCGCTAAGAGCCTGTTCAAGCTACAAACTCTGGGCCTGGTGAAAGGCACTATGGTGACAATCTCAGCTGAAGGAGCTCAGGCACAGCAAGCTGTTGATCACCTGGTTGCCCTTATGGACGAGCTGCATTAA
- the ligA gene encoding NAD-dependent DNA ligase LigA, producing the protein MSHDIQQQLSALREQLAYHGHRYYVEDSPEIPDAEYDRMMQQLLALEAAHPELITADSPSQRVGGKPLDGFSEVRHELPMLSLDNAFSDEELKAFEKRIGDRLPASFALTFCCEPKLDGLAVSLMYENGVLVQAATRGDGTTGENITANVRTIRAVPLKLHGEGWPARLEVRGEVFMPKQGFDALNASAQKKGEKTFVNPRNAAAGSLRQLDPKITATRPLSFYAYSVGVVEGGTLADSQFERLVQLKGWGIPMCPESRRLSNIEQVIGYYQDIGERRGILPYEIDGVVIKVDDIETQQRLGFVARAPRWAIAYKFPAQEEMTRLNNVEFQVGRTGAITPVAKLEPVFVGGVTVSNATLHNADEVARLGVMIGDTVIVRRAGDVIPQIVSVVASQRPEDAAEIRFPSTCPVCQSKVERVEGEAVTRCSGGLYCRAQRKEALKHFVSRKALDVDGCGEKVIEQLVEREMVTTPADLFKLSAGVLTVLERMGPKSAQNLVAALEKSKLTTLPRFLYSLGIREVGEATAANLAKHFETIEALSQATQEQLIEVPDVGNIVAEHIVNFFREAHNLEVIQALRDVGVNWPAIEKPADDVELPLDGKTVVLTGSLSLLTRSEAKAALQEMGAKVTGSVSKKTDLLVAGEAAGSKLTKAQELGIEIWDEQALVDFMQR; encoded by the coding sequence ATGAGTCACGATATTCAGCAGCAATTGTCGGCGCTGCGCGAACAACTTGCTTATCATGGTCACCGTTATTACGTTGAAGACAGTCCGGAAATTCCCGATGCTGAATATGACCGCATGATGCAGCAATTGCTTGCCCTGGAAGCGGCGCATCCGGAGCTGATCACGGCTGATTCGCCAAGCCAGCGGGTGGGTGGTAAGCCGTTGGACGGCTTTAGCGAAGTGCGTCACGAGCTGCCGATGTTGTCTTTGGATAATGCGTTTAGTGATGAAGAACTCAAAGCGTTTGAAAAACGCATCGGTGATCGATTGCCTGCCAGCTTTGCGCTGACATTTTGTTGTGAGCCGAAGCTCGATGGCCTGGCGGTCAGCCTGATGTACGAAAATGGGGTACTGGTGCAGGCTGCTACACGGGGAGACGGGACCACAGGTGAGAATATTACCGCCAACGTCCGGACCATTCGCGCTGTGCCCCTGAAGCTGCATGGCGAAGGCTGGCCGGCGCGGCTGGAGGTCAGGGGCGAAGTCTTTATGCCCAAGCAAGGTTTTGACGCCTTAAATGCCAGCGCGCAGAAAAAAGGTGAGAAAACGTTTGTCAATCCGCGCAATGCTGCGGCAGGCAGCTTGCGCCAGTTGGACCCGAAAATTACGGCGACCCGTCCGCTGAGCTTTTACGCCTACTCCGTCGGTGTGGTGGAAGGTGGAACGCTGGCGGACAGTCAGTTTGAGCGTCTGGTCCAGCTCAAGGGCTGGGGAATTCCGATGTGCCCGGAAAGCCGCCGGCTGAGTAATATTGAGCAAGTCATTGGCTATTATCAGGATATTGGTGAGCGGCGCGGAATCCTGCCCTATGAGATTGACGGGGTGGTGATCAAGGTCGATGATATTGAAACTCAGCAACGGTTAGGGTTTGTTGCCCGCGCGCCGCGTTGGGCCATTGCCTATAAGTTTCCGGCTCAGGAGGAAATGACCCGGCTGAACAATGTCGAATTTCAGGTCGGCCGTACCGGTGCAATTACTCCGGTGGCCAAGCTCGAGCCGGTGTTTGTCGGGGGCGTGACTGTCAGTAATGCCACGCTGCACAATGCCGATGAAGTGGCACGGCTCGGGGTGATGATCGGCGATACGGTGATTGTGCGCCGCGCCGGGGATGTGATCCCGCAAATTGTTTCCGTCGTCGCGTCTCAACGTCCCGAGGACGCGGCTGAGATCCGCTTCCCGTCGACATGTCCGGTGTGTCAGTCTAAGGTCGAGCGTGTCGAAGGGGAGGCGGTGACGCGCTGCTCCGGTGGATTGTACTGCCGTGCTCAGCGTAAGGAAGCACTGAAGCATTTCGTCTCCCGCAAAGCCCTGGATGTGGATGGCTGTGGTGAAAAAGTCATTGAACAGCTGGTGGAGCGGGAAATGGTGACCACTCCGGCCGACTTGTTCAAACTCTCCGCCGGGGTGCTGACGGTCCTCGAGCGTATGGGGCCGAAATCAGCGCAGAACCTGGTGGCAGCGCTGGAAAAGTCCAAGCTGACCACATTACCGCGTTTCTTGTACTCGCTCGGAATTCGTGAAGTCGGCGAGGCCACAGCAGCGAACCTGGCCAAACATTTCGAAACCATCGAAGCGCTGAGTCAGGCTACGCAGGAGCAGCTGATTGAAGTGCCGGATGTCGGAAATATTGTGGCGGAGCATATTGTGAATTTCTTCCGCGAAGCCCATAACCTGGAAGTGATTCAGGCGCTCCGCGATGTCGGCGTGAACTGGCCGGCGATCGAGAAGCCGGCAGACGATGTCGAGCTTCCACTGGATGGTAAAACGGTGGTGCTGACAGGCTCTTTGTCCCTACTGACCCGCTCGGAAGCCAAAGCAGCATTGCAGGAGATGGGAGCTAAAGTAACGGGCAGCGTCTCGAAGAAAACGGATCTGCTGGTTGCCGGTGAAGCGGCCGGATCGAAACTGACGAAAGCGCAGGAGCTGGGGATCGAAATCTGGGATGAGCAGGCGCTGGTTGATTTTATGCAGCGTTAA
- the cysZ gene encoding sulfate transporter CysZ encodes MSQSTAHRQPSSGAGYFFHGMSLAMQPGTRRFVILPLLINILLFGSAFTYVLVQLDDWINHWMSALPAWLDWLSYLLWPLLAIAALVTFSYFFSTLANWIAAPFNGLLAEHLEAKLTGSKAPDAGLSAILKDLPRIMHREWVKLKYYLPKAIGLLILLWIPAIGQTLGPVLWFLFSAWMMSIQYADYPFDNHKVPFPAMRDALKQKRGKSLSFGSLVMLFTMTPLLNLVVMPIAVCGATAMWVDHYRGQFRNY; translated from the coding sequence ATGTCACAGTCCACGGCCCATCGACAACCGAGCAGCGGCGCCGGCTATTTCTTCCACGGCATGTCATTGGCCATGCAACCCGGCACCCGCCGTTTCGTGATCCTGCCGTTACTGATCAATATCCTGCTCTTTGGCAGCGCCTTTACCTACGTGCTGGTACAGCTCGATGACTGGATCAATCACTGGATGTCGGCCCTGCCAGCCTGGCTCGACTGGCTGTCGTACCTGCTCTGGCCACTGCTGGCAATTGCGGCACTGGTCACGTTTTCCTACTTTTTCAGCACCCTTGCCAACTGGATTGCCGCGCCGTTTAACGGCCTGCTGGCCGAGCACCTGGAAGCCAAGTTAACGGGCAGCAAGGCGCCGGATGCCGGCCTCAGTGCCATTTTGAAAGACTTGCCCCGAATCATGCACCGGGAGTGGGTGAAGCTCAAATACTACCTCCCCAAAGCTATCGGGCTGCTGATCCTGCTGTGGATCCCGGCCATCGGCCAGACCTTGGGCCCGGTGCTCTGGTTCCTGTTCAGTGCCTGGATGATGAGTATCCAGTATGCCGACTACCCGTTTGACAACCACAAGGTGCCGTTCCCGGCCATGCGCGATGCACTCAAGCAAAAGCGCGGCAAGTCCCTGAGTTTCGGCAGCCTAGTGATGCTGTTTACCATGACCCCGCTCCTGAACCTGGTGGTGATGCCGATTGCGGTATGCGGCGCAACCGCCATGTGGGTGGACCATTACCGCGGCCAGTTCCGCAATTACTAA
- the crr gene encoding PTS glucose transporter subunit IIA, translating to MGLFDKLKKLVSDDNNEAGAIDIIAPLSGEIVNIEDVPDVVFAEKIVGDGIAIKPAGNKMVAPVNGTIGKIFETNHAFSIESDDGIELFVHFGIDTVELKGEGFTRVAEEGQTVKAGDTVIEFDLALLEEKAKSTLTPVVISNMDEIKELSKLSGPTTVGETPVLRVKK from the coding sequence ATGGGTCTGTTTGACAAATTGAAGAAGCTGGTATCAGACGACAACAACGAAGCGGGTGCCATTGACATCATCGCACCGCTGTCTGGCGAAATCGTGAATATCGAAGATGTGCCAGATGTTGTGTTTGCAGAAAAAATCGTTGGTGACGGTATCGCGATCAAGCCAGCAGGCAACAAGATGGTTGCCCCTGTAAACGGGACCATTGGTAAAATCTTCGAAACCAACCACGCCTTCTCTATCGAGTCTGACGATGGTATCGAGCTGTTTGTTCACTTCGGTATCGACACCGTAGAGCTGAAAGGTGAAGGTTTCACCCGCGTGGCGGAAGAAGGCCAAACCGTGAAAGCCGGCGACACAGTCATCGAGTTCGATCTGGCCCTGCTGGAAGAAAAAGCCAAATCAACGCTGACGCCTGTTGTTATCTCAAACATGGATGAAATCAAAGAACTGAGCAAGCTGTCTGGCCCGACAACTGTGGGTGAGACTCCGGTTCTGCGCGTGAAAAAATAA
- a CDS encoding DUF2919 domain-containing protein, whose translation MLYPIEAYDKHGLLKPSGMLWLTLAFSAKGWLIFLMAGASRTQGAQLLEVFYPLRDHLYVAMGVGLPALLLMWLSGQRYKKNQWITAIWQQGKVILLLAYLADGLSQGYQLALSQGVFRWPQAVNLLLTLWLLAYLIRSTRVRNTFADQPE comes from the coding sequence TTGCTTTATCCGATAGAGGCTTATGACAAGCATGGTTTATTAAAACCTTCCGGGATGCTGTGGCTGACCCTGGCGTTCAGTGCCAAAGGCTGGCTGATTTTTCTGATGGCCGGTGCCAGCCGGACTCAGGGAGCCCAGCTCCTGGAAGTGTTCTACCCACTGCGCGACCATTTGTACGTCGCCATGGGCGTGGGGTTGCCGGCGCTACTGCTGATGTGGCTGTCCGGGCAACGATATAAGAAGAATCAATGGATCACCGCCATCTGGCAGCAGGGAAAAGTGATTTTACTGTTGGCCTACCTGGCGGATGGTCTATCGCAAGGGTATCAACTGGCGCTGAGCCAGGGTGTTTTTCGCTGGCCTCAGGCCGTCAATTTGCTGCTGACCTTGTGGTTATTGGCTTACTTGATCAGAAGCACCCGAGTCAGAAATACTTTTGCGGATCAACCTGAGTAA